From one Microlunatus sp. Gsoil 973 genomic stretch:
- a CDS encoding cupin domain-containing protein → MSDQYDHRLHRVGHDDLTEDTTQTAGMRRREAISGKSVGSSAIWMGETIVPPATGSGNHHHGESETGIYVVSGHPEFVFLENDQETRLTTSPGDFVYVPPWVPHREENPDPQIEAVVVIARSTQEAIVVNLDDLVWVGPVAVGRSEDQPTWHAYEQAAVNREAPER, encoded by the coding sequence GTGTCAGACCAGTACGACCACCGACTGCACCGGGTGGGTCACGACGACCTCACCGAGGACACCACCCAGACTGCGGGGATGCGCCGCCGGGAGGCGATCTCCGGCAAGTCGGTGGGCTCCAGCGCGATCTGGATGGGCGAGACGATCGTGCCGCCGGCCACCGGATCGGGCAACCACCATCACGGTGAGTCCGAGACCGGGATCTACGTGGTCTCCGGACACCCGGAGTTCGTCTTCCTGGAGAACGACCAGGAGACCCGGCTGACCACCTCGCCCGGCGACTTCGTCTACGTCCCGCCGTGGGTGCCGCACCGGGAGGAGAATCCCGACCCGCAGATCGAGGCGGTGGTGGTGATCGCCCGCTCGACGCAGGAGGCGATCGTGGTCAACCTCGACGACCTGGTCTGGGTCGGCCCGGTCGCCGTCGGCCGATCCGAGGACCAGCCGACCTGGCACGCCTACGAGCAGGCCGCGGTCAATCGAGAAGCTCCCGAGCGCTGA
- a CDS encoding phosphotransferase gives MNDRTGASLRLAGLADRGEVGAAYVQWPDGRTGVLTRSAAPVDVIQRTGRLLAGAAAAGLPVPAYQKIVDLGTQRVIIQERLPGSPPDNVDNRLVGDLLDLVDRFTGLGDGGVDLELYLTSSGPGFCLHETLAGHNDRSRRLLARIRAIAAEQPDDRPESGNDLVHLDFHPANVLVDRGRISGLVDWDGVARADRRFALVTLSFDLSIRLRTGTECRGLDGSGVERVVEQLACAAVEDVRRWWAHMSLRQVEWTIRHGYDRAVVDWYETIAERGLDRLDSGRPISARELLD, from the coding sequence GTGAACGACCGGACAGGCGCGAGCCTCCGGTTGGCCGGCCTCGCAGATCGCGGCGAGGTCGGGGCGGCGTACGTGCAGTGGCCGGACGGCCGGACCGGGGTGCTGACCCGGTCCGCGGCGCCGGTCGACGTGATCCAGCGGACCGGTCGGCTGCTGGCCGGCGCTGCCGCTGCCGGCTTGCCCGTTCCGGCGTACCAGAAGATCGTCGATCTGGGTACGCAACGGGTGATCATCCAGGAACGACTGCCGGGATCGCCGCCGGACAACGTCGACAATCGGCTGGTCGGGGACCTGCTCGACCTCGTCGACAGGTTCACCGGGCTGGGCGACGGAGGAGTCGACCTCGAGCTCTACCTCACCTCGAGCGGACCGGGTTTCTGCCTGCACGAGACCTTGGCCGGCCATAACGATCGGAGCCGGCGGTTACTGGCCAGGATCCGCGCGATCGCCGCCGAACAACCGGATGACCGACCGGAATCCGGGAACGACCTGGTCCACCTGGACTTCCATCCCGCCAACGTGCTGGTCGACCGCGGCCGGATCAGCGGCCTGGTCGACTGGGACGGCGTCGCGCGCGCTGACCGGCGGTTCGCACTGGTGACCCTGAGCTTCGACCTGAGCATCAGACTACGGACCGGGACCGAATGTCGAGGGCTGGACGGGTCCGGTGTGGAACGGGTGGTGGAGCAGTTGGCCTGCGCGGCGGTGGAAGACGTCCGGCGGTGGTGGGCGCACATGAGTCTGCGCCAGGTCGAATGGACGATCCGGCACGGCTACGACCGGGCGGTCGTCGACTGGTACGAGACGATCGCCGAGCGCGGTCTGGACCGGCTCGATTCCGGACGGCCGATCAGCGCTCGGGAGCTTCTCGATTGA
- a CDS encoding FAD-binding oxidoreductase, which yields MTTPTTSTHPSHSGQAVEPAAAVEARSIADIRSAVLQARRRGLPVAVRSTGHGSLVSPDGAMLISTSSMTGVDLDPDRRIARVRPGARWSDVIAAAELYGLAPMSGDTPSVGVVGYTFGGGVGWLARPYGYGADNLVSAQLVTADGELVRAAAEEHPDLYWAIRGGGGNFGIATELEIRLAPVSRVIAGVAYADIDRAAEALQWFGDHAAELPSTFTVAPRLLRTSPLPQHAGPVLAVGAVYAGDLDSAATAFSGLHAMIGAPLYDDFAVRRYSGIAVPGTRPQGFEMYRELSDGLIKTAVDSVIDEDGGNALEFRHWGGATAQPAPGAGPVGHRDVPFSIKIDGGPEVVAALAPTATGGKFLNFLADPTQTRRAYRMHDWYRLREVKRRWDPDNIFRINHNIPPA from the coding sequence ATGACCACCCCGACAACTTCCACCCATCCCAGCCACTCCGGTCAAGCCGTCGAGCCCGCCGCGGCCGTCGAGGCCCGCTCGATCGCCGACATCCGTTCCGCCGTATTGCAGGCCCGCCGCCGCGGGCTTCCTGTCGCCGTCCGCTCGACGGGGCACGGCTCGCTGGTGAGCCCGGACGGAGCAATGCTGATCAGCACATCGTCGATGACCGGAGTCGATCTTGATCCGGACCGCCGCATCGCCCGGGTCCGGCCCGGCGCCCGCTGGTCCGATGTCATCGCCGCCGCCGAGCTGTACGGGCTGGCGCCCATGTCCGGTGACACCCCCTCGGTCGGCGTGGTCGGCTACACGTTCGGTGGCGGCGTCGGCTGGTTGGCCAGACCCTATGGGTACGGTGCGGACAATCTGGTCAGCGCACAGCTGGTGACCGCCGACGGCGAACTTGTCCGGGCCGCAGCCGAGGAACATCCGGACCTGTATTGGGCGATCCGCGGTGGCGGCGGCAACTTCGGCATCGCCACTGAACTGGAGATCAGGCTGGCGCCGGTCTCCCGGGTCATCGCCGGCGTCGCCTACGCCGACATCGATCGGGCAGCGGAGGCGCTGCAGTGGTTCGGTGATCATGCGGCAGAGTTGCCGTCGACCTTCACCGTCGCGCCCCGCCTGCTGCGCACCTCTCCGCTGCCGCAGCACGCCGGCCCGGTGCTGGCGGTCGGCGCCGTCTACGCCGGTGATCTCGATTCCGCCGCGACCGCGTTCAGCGGGCTGCATGCCATGATCGGCGCCCCGCTGTACGACGACTTCGCCGTCAGGCGCTATTCGGGGATCGCCGTCCCCGGCACCCGACCGCAGGGCTTCGAGATGTATCGCGAACTCTCCGACGGGTTGATCAAGACCGCCGTGGACAGCGTGATCGACGAGGACGGTGGGAACGCCCTCGAGTTCCGGCACTGGGGCGGTGCGACCGCGCAACCGGCACCCGGCGCCGGCCCGGTCGGCCACCGGGACGTTCCGTTCTCGATCAAGATCGACGGCGGTCCGGAGGTCGTCGCCGCGCTGGCCCCTACGGCCACCGGCGGGAAGTTCCTGAACTTCCTGGCCGACCCGACGCAGACCCGGCGGGCCTATCGGATGCACGACTGGTACCGGCTGCGGGAGGTCAAGCGACGCTGGGATCCCGACAACATCTTCCGGATCAATCACAACATCCCGCCTGCGTGA
- a CDS encoding bifunctional 5,10-methylenetetrahydrofolate dehydrogenase/5,10-methenyltetrahydrofolate cyclohydrolase: MTAGIIDGTAVSKQLLAETAARAAAFTEKAGRAPCLATVLVGHDPASETYVKMKRNRSRKNGITSKAVELPDTTTTEELVKVITDLSEDPEVDGILLQHPVPSQIDERAAFEAIAPGKDVDGVTMYSFSAMAFDLPGFHSCTPAGIMRLLKAYDVELSGKHAVVVGRSPILGKPVGMLLLNENATVTYCHSRTTDLADQVAQADVIVAAVGRPELIKGEWIKPGAVVIDAGYNPGNVGDVERQAAAEKASLITPVPGGVGPMTIAMLLEQTVRAAEASLA; the protein is encoded by the coding sequence ATGACCGCCGGGATCATCGACGGGACTGCCGTCTCCAAGCAACTGTTGGCCGAAACCGCCGCCCGAGCCGCGGCATTCACCGAGAAGGCGGGTCGCGCACCCTGTCTGGCCACGGTGTTGGTCGGCCACGACCCCGCGTCGGAGACCTACGTCAAGATGAAGCGCAACCGGTCCCGCAAGAACGGGATCACCTCCAAGGCGGTCGAACTGCCGGACACCACCACGACAGAGGAACTGGTCAAGGTCATCACCGACCTGTCCGAGGACCCCGAGGTGGACGGCATCCTGCTGCAGCACCCGGTGCCGAGCCAGATCGACGAGCGGGCGGCGTTCGAGGCGATCGCTCCGGGCAAGGACGTCGACGGCGTCACCATGTACAGCTTCTCGGCGATGGCGTTCGACCTACCAGGGTTCCACTCCTGCACACCGGCCGGGATCATGCGTCTGCTGAAGGCGTACGACGTCGAGCTGTCCGGCAAGCACGCGGTGGTCGTCGGCCGGAGCCCGATTCTCGGCAAGCCGGTCGGCATGCTGCTGCTCAACGAGAACGCGACCGTGACCTACTGCCACTCCCGGACGACCGATCTTGCCGACCAGGTGGCCCAGGCCGACGTGATCGTCGCGGCGGTCGGCAGGCCGGAGTTGATCAAGGGGGAGTGGATCAAGCCAGGGGCCGTGGTGATCGATGCCGGCTACAACCCGGGCAATGTCGGCGACGTGGAACGGCAGGCTGCTGCCGAGAAGGCGAGTCTGATCACTCCTGTGCCGGGCGGTGTCGGCCCGATGACCATCGCGATGTTGTTGGAACAGACCGTACGGGCCGCCGAAGCGAGCCTGGCCTGA
- the cls gene encoding cardiolipin synthase encodes MSSFDLWGIALLIAHVLVILFSAFSVSANRKPSSAIAWLLLVIFVPLVGVIFYLLIGTAKLPADRRNKQRLVIDRLLARSPGKLDHGARSADWPDWLPSLVALNRNLGALPMLPDTQAELITEYDAMIKRIATDIDEAERYVHVEFFILVYDDVTAPVFDALGRAAARGVRIRVLTDHLSLLMYPYRRKTEQVLREMGAEFHPMLPIRPIRDPHRRIDLRNHRKLVVVDGRIGHTGSMNLIAAHYHKKKALRRGLHWHELMVRLEGPVVRELDAVFVTDWFSETDDLLPLDYPTQPAADPDRLDAQVLPSGPSFDNDNNLKLFAATIHNARRRVSVTSPYYVPDETIQKALVTAGSRGLDVELFVSEISDQFMVFHAQRSYYEELLRAGVKIYLYQAPTVLHAKHLSIDDDVALIGTSNMDIRSLSLHMELMVMMAGRRLVSELRLVEDEYRAKSRRLTLEEWLRRPRRQQALDNVMRMTSALM; translated from the coding sequence ATGAGTAGCTTCGACCTGTGGGGTATCGCGCTGCTCATCGCCCACGTGCTGGTGATCTTGTTCAGCGCGTTCTCGGTCTCGGCCAACCGCAAGCCGTCGTCGGCGATCGCCTGGCTGTTGCTGGTGATCTTCGTACCGCTCGTCGGTGTGATCTTCTACCTGCTGATCGGGACCGCGAAGCTGCCGGCCGATCGCCGGAACAAGCAGCGGCTGGTGATCGACCGGCTGCTGGCCAGGAGCCCGGGAAAACTTGATCATGGCGCCCGGAGCGCGGACTGGCCGGACTGGCTGCCGAGTCTGGTCGCCCTCAACCGCAATCTCGGTGCTCTACCGATGCTGCCGGACACCCAGGCGGAATTGATCACCGAATACGACGCGATGATCAAGAGGATCGCCACCGACATCGACGAGGCCGAGAGGTACGTCCACGTCGAGTTCTTCATCCTGGTCTACGACGACGTCACCGCACCCGTCTTCGACGCGTTGGGCCGGGCTGCTGCTCGGGGCGTACGAATCCGGGTGCTGACCGATCACCTGTCGCTGCTGATGTATCCGTACCGGCGGAAGACCGAGCAGGTGCTTCGGGAGATGGGCGCCGAGTTCCATCCGATGCTGCCGATCCGCCCGATCCGCGACCCGCACCGCCGGATCGACCTGCGCAATCACCGCAAGCTGGTGGTTGTCGACGGCCGGATCGGACACACCGGATCGATGAACCTGATCGCCGCGCACTACCACAAGAAGAAGGCGCTCCGCAGAGGCCTGCACTGGCACGAACTGATGGTGCGGCTGGAGGGCCCGGTGGTCCGCGAGCTGGACGCCGTCTTCGTCACCGACTGGTTCAGCGAGACCGACGACCTGCTGCCCTTGGACTACCCGACGCAGCCGGCCGCCGACCCGGACCGGCTGGACGCCCAGGTGCTGCCCAGCGGACCGAGTTTCGACAACGACAACAACCTCAAGCTGTTCGCCGCGACGATCCACAACGCCCGTCGCCGGGTCAGCGTCACCAGCCCGTACTACGTGCCCGACGAGACCATCCAGAAGGCGCTGGTCACGGCCGGTTCGCGCGGCCTGGACGTCGAGCTGTTCGTGTCCGAGATCAGCGACCAGTTCATGGTCTTCCACGCGCAGCGCTCCTATTACGAGGAACTGCTCCGCGCCGGGGTGAAGATCTATCTCTACCAGGCGCCGACGGTGCTGCACGCCAAACACCTGAGCATCGACGACGACGTCGCCCTGATCGGCACCAGCAATATGGATATCCGCTCGTTGAGCCTGCACATGGAGCTGATGGTGATGATGGCCGGCCGGCGGCTGGTCTCCGAGCTTCGCCTGGTCGAAGACGAGTACCGGGCCAAGAGCCGCCGGCTCACCCTGGAGGAGTGGCTCCGCAGACCCCGTCGCCAGCAGGCGCTGGACAACGTCATGCGGATGACCTCGGCCCTCATGTAG
- a CDS encoding MFS transporter, with amino-acid sequence MQSPSSLRTGESMAKVAVASFIGTTIEFFDFYAYGLAAALVLNKAFFPELSDVAGILAAFSTYAIAFAARPVGAAIFGHFGDRVGRKSILIVSLLMMGLSTALVGLLPGYATLGVAAPILLVLLRLVQGIGLGGEWGGAALLATEHAPQGHRARWAMFPQLGPAIGFILANGSFLLARVAAPDSFATFGWRIPFLVSFILVLVGLWVRLSITETPVFRRAAQAERLSRTPLAELIGNQWKRLLLGAGVMMIQYALFYTATTYCLSYTTSVLEIDQTTMLIIVMLAVIMLGIATVVSSVLADLIGRRRIVMIACSISIGWSLITFPLINTQNHLLIWLALAGCLSLMGLSFGPMGAFLPELFQTRYRYSGAALAYSLGGVLGGALPPLIAVQLQASVGSFAVGVMLAVIAIISLVCMSRLPETRTADLDQVSA; translated from the coding sequence GTGCAATCCCCCAGCAGCCTGCGGACCGGCGAGTCGATGGCCAAGGTGGCCGTCGCCAGCTTCATCGGCACGACGATCGAGTTCTTCGACTTCTATGCCTACGGGCTGGCTGCCGCGCTGGTCCTCAACAAGGCCTTCTTCCCCGAGCTCAGTGATGTCGCCGGGATCCTGGCGGCGTTCTCGACCTATGCCATCGCCTTCGCAGCGCGACCGGTCGGGGCCGCGATCTTCGGGCACTTCGGAGATCGGGTCGGGCGCAAGTCGATCTTGATCGTCTCGCTGTTGATGATGGGGCTGAGTACGGCACTGGTCGGCCTGCTCCCGGGCTATGCCACCCTCGGTGTCGCAGCACCGATCCTGCTGGTGTTGCTGCGGCTGGTACAAGGCATCGGCCTCGGTGGTGAATGGGGCGGCGCGGCTCTGCTGGCCACCGAACACGCACCGCAGGGTCATCGGGCCCGCTGGGCGATGTTCCCCCAGCTCGGACCTGCCATCGGTTTCATCCTGGCCAACGGGTCGTTCCTCTTGGCCCGGGTCGCGGCGCCCGATTCCTTCGCCACGTTCGGCTGGCGGATCCCTTTCCTGGTCAGCTTCATCCTGGTCCTGGTCGGGCTGTGGGTGCGGTTGTCGATCACCGAGACACCGGTCTTCCGCCGAGCCGCGCAGGCAGAGCGGTTGTCCCGTACACCGTTGGCCGAGCTGATCGGCAACCAGTGGAAGCGGCTGCTGCTCGGCGCCGGGGTGATGATGATCCAGTACGCCCTCTTCTACACTGCGACGACCTACTGTCTGAGCTACACGACGAGCGTGCTCGAGATCGACCAGACGACGATGTTGATCATCGTGATGCTCGCCGTGATCATGCTGGGCATCGCGACGGTGGTCAGCTCGGTGTTGGCGGATCTGATCGGACGGCGACGCATCGTGATGATCGCCTGCTCGATCTCCATCGGATGGAGTCTGATCACGTTTCCGTTGATCAACACCCAGAACCACCTGTTGATCTGGCTGGCCCTTGCCGGCTGCCTGTCCCTGATGGGGCTGAGTTTCGGGCCGATGGGCGCGTTCCTGCCAGAGCTCTTCCAGACTCGCTATCGCTACAGCGGGGCGGCTCTGGCCTACAGCCTGGGCGGCGTCCTCGGCGGCGCGCTGCCGCCGTTGATCGCCGTACAACTCCAGGCAAGCGTCGGCAGCTTCGCGGTGGGTGTCATGCTCGCGGTGATCGCGATCATCTCGCTAGTCTGCATGAGCCGGCTGCCGGAGACGCGTACGGCTGATCTTGACCAGGTCAGCGCCTGA